From a region of the Desmodus rotundus isolate HL8 chromosome 7, HLdesRot8A.1, whole genome shotgun sequence genome:
- the INSYN1 gene encoding inhibitory synaptic factor 1 produces the protein MNIRGTLDLGQPSEDPSTGGERERIRQRMKMVIGQLEGILRELKEVAKELREVVSQIDKLTSDFDFELEPDDWTTATVSSTSSSDKAGVGGPFDLGHLDFMTADILSDSWEFCSFLDVSTPSDSVDGPEPTRPGTGPDYRLMNGGTPVPNGPRVETPDSSSEEAFSTGPVKGQLPQRTPGTRERVRFSDKVLYHALCCDDEEGDDEEVAAEEEVGLSPEPPRTEAHGGPLKTSLALNKPRRSLLTGRCSGPPLAPEQTRRVTRNSSTQTVSDKSTQTVLPYTATRQKAKGKN, from the exons ATGAACATTCGGGGCACCCTGGACCTCGGGCAGCCCAGTGAAGACCCCAGCACCGGTGGCGAGCGGGAGCGGATCCGACAGCGCATGAAGATGGTCATCGGGCAGCTCGAGGGCATTCTGCGGGAGCTCAAGGAGGTGGCCAAGGAGCTCAGGGAG GTGGTGAGCCAGATAGACAAGCTGACCTCAGACTTCGACTTTGAACTGGAGCCGGATGACTGGACCACGGCCACTGTGAGCAGCACCTCCAGCAGCGACAAGGCCGGTGTGGGCGGCCCCTTTGACCTGGGTCACCTGGACTTCATGACAGCTGACATCCTCTCGGACAGCTGGGAGTTCTGCTCCTTCCTGGACGTCTCTACCCCCTCAGACTCCGTGGACGGCCCCGAGCCGACCCGGCCAGGGACTGGCCCCGACTACCGACTCATGAATGGTGGCACACCTGTCCCTAACGGGCCGCGGGTGGAGACCCCGGACTCTTCCAGTGAGGAGGCCTTCAGCACCGGCCCTGTCAAGGGCCAGCTGCCGCAGCGGACCCCAGGCACACGGGAGAGAGTGCGGTTCAGTGACAAAGTGCTCTACCATGCTTTGTGCTGTGATGATGAGGAGGGGGACGACgaggaggtggcagcagaggaGGAGGTGGGCCTGTCCCCAGAGCCTCCCCGCACAGAGGCCCACGGGGGCCCTCTCAAGACCTCCCTGGCCCTCAACAAGCCGAGGCGCTCTCTACTTACCGGCCGATGCTCAGGCCCTCCCTTGGCCCCTGAGCAGACCCGAAGGGTCACAAGGAACAGCAGCACCCAAACGGTGTCAGACAAGAGCACACAGACAGTGCTTCCCTACACGGCCACCAGGCAGAAAGCCAAGGGGAAAAActga